The sequence below is a genomic window from Ipomoea triloba cultivar NCNSP0323 chromosome 2, ASM357664v1.
GCTATCAGAGCCGCCACTATTATTTCTGATTTAGCTGACTTCGCCATACCACCAATAATTGCATTAGCATCATCAGCAGCAGCTTTCTTTCGTTTCTGGTGCACTACACCACGGCTGCCATTTTTAATAACACTACTTTCCTCCTCCCATGGAGTGGTGAGAAGTTTACTAAACCCCAACCTGAATAATGGCTCTGCTCTGGGATGCAAATGGAATCCTAGCCCATACCAACgctcataataattataattattattagtagcaCCAGCTGCATACTGTAGAGGTGTGTTGCCATCATCATCTTTCTCGTCAATGAGGTGATCCATATTTAGGAGGATATAATCGGTCACATCTTTTCTGTTATTCGCAACAGCTTCATGGAGGGCGTTCCGGCCTTTGCTATCTACCATATCCCAGGCGTCGGGGCACTGCTTCAATATGGCTTCCATTGCTTTAATACCTCCAGTTGCTGCTGCAATGTGAAATGCTGTTGTCCACCCACTGTGGTCTTTGCAAGGTGCTGGAAGGTATGCAAGGGAACTCTTTACCCCAACAATCTCACCCACAATTATTCCCTCATCATCACAAAATTTTGCAGCATAATGTAGTGGTGTCCAACCATATATATCACCCACCTCACCTAAACCACTCTCCTTTGCTAACAATGCTTTCACACAATCtgcagatcagatcagatcagatcagatacattaattagttcaaatttcaaaccaacctaccatatatttatatttctgcaaaccaaacaggccataagcctttcaatttttcattttgtgcataacacgtggaccatagtctTTTTTATCAGGCGTTGGCTCTGAAATTggagcatgtgctccatctcaactaaaagcctaagctggtAGTTGGATTGCagaatttatgtttatatattatatgctcaacaggcccactcaaagttatactacaaaTATATAGCTACTTAGCTTTGAATATCATTTaaagcaaaattttcaaacattAAGTAGAAAGattgatatgatatatatacCTGTTGATTTAGAAATTACTGCTGCGTGAAGAGCTGTGCGGCCAAGAGGTCCCCCATAAGCTGGCTTCCTGCCAATGTTCAACATATCTGACAAACAATCATGAAAGTTGAGCAGGGCTGCTAGGTAAAGAGGCGTCTCTCCCATCTTGTTGCCGGGGAATTCAAATTCATCGTCCTCTGTTGCCAACTCTTTGACAACACCACGCTGTTTGA
It includes:
- the LOC116010408 gene encoding serine/threonine-protein phosphatase 6 regulatory ankyrin repeat subunit A-like translates to MDPSMYKAAVKGKAEDWFILQQKAWEFKSNVTPKGNTVLHIAARHGHTYLVQKILEVCDDALLCAQNKKNETALHIAAKEGHTHVVSALIRYAKTRPELESGIAVREMLRMSNSDGDTALHMAALGGHRGVVKQRGVVKELATEDDEFEFPGNKMGETPLYLAALLNFHDCLSDMLNIGRKPAYGGPLGRTALHAAVISKSTDCVKALLAKESGLGEVGDIYGWTPLHYAAKFCDDEGIIVGEIVGVKSSLAYLPAPCKDHSGWTTAFHIAAATGGIKAMEAILKQCPDAWDMVDSKGRNALHEAVANNRKDVTDYILLNMDHLIDEKDDDGNTPLQYAAGATNNNYNYYERWYGLGFHLHPRAEPLFRLGFSKLLTTPWEEESSVIKNGSRGVVHQKRKKAAADDANAIIGGMAKSAKSEIIVAALIATVTFAAALTVPSGYDDDNGPGSGGGGGSGMAVLRRKAGFWTFVIADTVAFACAFAALCGYVLLLQSRALGWWRWIPILMHNACGVAVVVAFVSGLYTVLVPSTTLKSVGLCVCICVCIIGFTRFFSHYMDNIAKEEDQRSNGRSFRGRFALMFSCFTLYP